The following proteins are co-located in the Spirosoma montaniterrae genome:
- a CDS encoding c-type cytochrome domain-containing protein — MVIPDLLGRFHPLLVHLPIGILLFAAGLMAYGYLKKIDTTAAVSVAWGAGAVSAVLACATGWLLAQSGDYETDLVQKHQWLGLLTAGMAAVTYLMKQHRWLPALATVGLLSTAGHYGGNLTHGEDYLFPQKTRMAETDPAPQSVLPAKTVVSTNLADSGHTAVKPLIRRTFPYRDQIVPILKTNCYSCHSARKKKGGLRLDSEEYIRQGGKNGRVLVAGRPAQSKLFTYLLLPEDDERHMPPTGKRQPGPQQIAVIQQWIQQGAIFTEQTEVIQPAMSAPAAALADAAPDALPDSIQLTTTAAQTKLQAVGRESALLARPVDEPDQAVLTKLTGQQVRVSKLAAGANYLSVNFVNVKAFTPQLLTELAGVGEQVIHLRLSGQPVSDADLNQLRVLKHLTRLNVENTRITDAGLQVLPALPNLEQLNLYGTAITDAGLDQLLRCPNLSVLYLWQTQTTPEGIQRLQKARPKLMIETGTQQLRFQAGARPDTNKAL, encoded by the coding sequence ATGGTCATTCCCGACCTGCTGGGCCGCTTTCATCCGTTGCTGGTGCATCTTCCCATTGGCATTCTGCTATTTGCCGCCGGGTTAATGGCCTATGGATATCTGAAAAAAATAGACACAACGGCGGCTGTTTCTGTGGCGTGGGGTGCTGGGGCGGTATCGGCGGTACTGGCCTGTGCTACTGGCTGGCTATTGGCTCAATCGGGTGATTATGAGACTGATCTGGTTCAGAAACATCAGTGGCTGGGGTTGCTGACGGCAGGTATGGCGGCAGTAACCTACCTGATGAAGCAGCACCGATGGCTACCGGCACTCGCTACGGTGGGATTGCTCAGTACAGCCGGGCATTACGGGGGCAACCTGACCCACGGCGAAGACTATCTGTTTCCGCAGAAAACGCGGATGGCTGAAACTGATCCGGCTCCTCAATCGGTGCTTCCCGCTAAAACCGTTGTCAGTACCAACCTCGCCGACTCGGGCCATACTGCGGTTAAACCCTTGATTCGGCGGACGTTTCCGTACCGCGACCAGATCGTACCCATTCTGAAAACCAACTGTTATAGCTGTCATTCGGCCCGTAAGAAAAAGGGCGGTCTTCGGCTCGACTCCGAAGAATACATCCGGCAGGGGGGTAAAAATGGCCGTGTCCTGGTCGCTGGTCGTCCTGCTCAAAGTAAGCTCTTTACGTATCTGCTGCTACCCGAAGACGACGAAAGACACATGCCGCCCACAGGTAAGCGGCAACCTGGCCCGCAGCAGATAGCCGTAATTCAGCAATGGATTCAGCAGGGAGCCATATTTACGGAGCAAACGGAGGTTATTCAGCCCGCCATGTCGGCTCCGGCTGCCGCGCTTGCCGATGCCGCGCCTGACGCCCTGCCCGATTCTATCCAGTTAACCACAACAGCAGCCCAGACAAAGCTTCAGGCCGTGGGCCGGGAGTCGGCGTTGCTCGCCCGGCCAGTCGATGAACCTGATCAGGCGGTTTTAACAAAGCTGACTGGGCAACAGGTTCGGGTATCGAAGCTGGCAGCAGGAGCCAACTACCTGTCGGTCAACTTCGTCAACGTGAAGGCATTTACTCCGCAACTACTGACCGAACTGGCGGGCGTAGGCGAGCAGGTGATCCACCTGCGGTTGTCGGGCCAACCCGTGAGCGACGCCGACCTGAACCAGTTACGGGTGCTGAAACACCTCACCCGGCTCAACGTGGAAAACACCCGTATTACCGATGCCGGGTTGCAGGTGTTGCCAGCACTACCCAACCTGGAGCAATTGAACCTCTACGGCACCGCCATTACCGATGCCGGGCTGGACCAACTGCTCCGCTGCCCAAACCTGAGCGTACTCTATCTGTGGCAAACCCAGACGACGCCGGAAGGCATTCAGCGGCTGCAAAAAGCCCGACCGAAGCTGATGATAGAAACCGGCACCCAGCAACTGCGTTTCCAGGCTGGTGCCCGTCCCGATACGAACAAAGCTCTTTGA
- a CDS encoding DUF1553 domain-containing protein, whose amino-acid sequence MVRYLLPGLASCIISLPGWWLQPSPTGSAKQPTDGVKLPTDVRLAYEKLPPQIDYNQYVKPVLSDKCFACHGPDKAKQKAGLRLDMARTAYGPLPENPGRVAIRPGNWQKSEVALRILSTDPDYQMPTPESHLSLSAHEKAVLLKWINDGAVYQPHWAFVKPQRRAVPTTTGKTASVPVNEIDRFIHSRLAQEGLEPSPEAPKDLLLRRLSLDLTGLPPTLPELDAFLADNSPNAYEKQVDRLLATPYYGEKMATDWLDVARFADSHGYTVDRLRDMSPYRDWVIRAFNQNLSYREFIHQQLAGDLMKNPTRDQLIATAFNRLHQQNMEGGIVEEEFQTEYVMDRTNTLGDAFLAISLGCARCHDHKYDPISQQNYYELYSFFNNVREAGQISWNDDPPTPTLLLPTDKQAELIAFMKTGISQQQDTVSRAEAAARPAADAWIASNAYQKLATQEIPQAGLQGYYTFEDSLVNTANPMQKGVMKRDAGEPDKPVFEKTSRGQVLLLNGDTYADLKDVGVFRQADPFTVGLWVWIPKNFREGVIFHKANAERLYNFKGYHLMMKANRLEISMAHTAPSNAITRQSLGPVPRETWVQLTMTYDGSSKADGFKLYLNGAEMPLETVIDQLYKDIIFFQKNEPALQIGGWWRGLGFKGGKVDEVVVYNRTLTPFEVGILSRTTRWSTVATKAPADLNTQDRATLQAYYLSAEDADVQTARMELQKRRTVLSDSMRSVAEIMVMQEMPIPKKAFVLQRGQYDRPGLPVLSNTPPAILPFSPNANRPRNRLGLAEWLTDPNHPLTARVAVNRYWQLFFGTGLVKTAEDFGNQGETPSHPDLLDWLAVTFQHDYDWDVKRLVKLMVMSATYRQDSHTRPGDRDAENRLLARGPSARLSAEMIRDNALLASGLLNPAIGGRSVKPYQPDGLWDINSMTYKADSTDAVYRRSLYVVVKRSVPNPTLATFDAPARSSCIVRRQRTNTPLQALVTLNDPTFLEAARVLGEQMAKTPDIRQAITQTYRRLTGRMPQERELALLTKLYQTQHDLFRANRGKVTGWLNAGLRRPDSTLDPALIAANAVVASTILNSDATLTKR is encoded by the coding sequence ATGGTACGATACCTCCTTCCTGGATTAGCCTCCTGCATCATCAGCCTGCCCGGCTGGTGGCTTCAGCCATCGCCAACAGGTAGCGCGAAACAACCGACGGATGGGGTAAAACTCCCGACCGACGTCAGGCTCGCCTACGAAAAACTACCCCCGCAAATAGATTACAACCAGTACGTAAAGCCGGTTTTGTCCGACAAATGTTTTGCCTGCCACGGCCCCGACAAAGCCAAGCAGAAAGCAGGATTACGGCTCGACATGGCCCGGACCGCCTACGGGCCGCTACCCGAAAATCCGGGTAGGGTAGCCATCAGGCCCGGCAACTGGCAAAAAAGCGAAGTGGCACTGCGTATTCTGTCTACTGATCCTGATTATCAGATGCCCACGCCCGAGTCGCACCTATCGTTGTCGGCTCACGAGAAAGCTGTATTGCTGAAATGGATCAACGACGGAGCCGTTTATCAGCCCCATTGGGCGTTTGTGAAACCCCAACGCAGAGCCGTGCCAACGACCACCGGGAAAACAGCTTCGGTGCCAGTAAATGAAATAGATCGGTTTATTCATAGCCGGTTGGCACAAGAGGGGTTAGAGCCGTCGCCCGAAGCACCCAAAGACCTGCTGTTGCGCCGGTTGTCGCTCGACCTGACGGGCCTGCCCCCAACCTTGCCCGAACTGGATGCCTTTCTGGCCGACAACAGCCCCAACGCCTACGAAAAGCAGGTAGACCGGTTACTGGCAACGCCCTACTACGGCGAAAAAATGGCTACCGACTGGCTCGACGTGGCCCGTTTTGCCGACTCCCACGGCTACACCGTTGATCGATTGCGGGATATGTCGCCCTACCGCGACTGGGTGATCCGGGCCTTCAACCAGAACCTGTCGTACCGGGAGTTTATTCACCAGCAACTGGCGGGCGATCTGATGAAAAACCCCACCCGCGACCAGCTAATTGCTACGGCCTTCAACCGGCTCCACCAACAAAATATGGAAGGGGGCATTGTGGAAGAAGAATTCCAGACCGAGTACGTCATGGACCGGACCAACACCCTGGGCGATGCGTTTCTGGCGATTTCGCTGGGATGCGCCCGCTGCCACGACCATAAATACGACCCCATCTCCCAGCAGAATTACTACGAACTCTACAGCTTTTTCAACAACGTCCGCGAAGCCGGGCAGATTTCCTGGAACGATGACCCACCCACACCAACCTTACTGTTGCCAACCGACAAACAGGCCGAACTGATTGCGTTCATGAAAACCGGGATTTCGCAACAGCAGGACACTGTTTCCAGAGCCGAAGCAGCCGCCCGGCCAGCCGCCGATGCGTGGATTGCCTCGAACGCCTACCAGAAACTGGCTACTCAGGAGATACCGCAGGCAGGTTTGCAGGGCTACTACACCTTCGAGGACTCGCTGGTGAACACCGCCAATCCAATGCAGAAAGGGGTCATGAAACGCGACGCAGGCGAGCCGGACAAGCCCGTTTTTGAAAAAACATCGCGCGGGCAGGTGTTGCTGCTCAATGGCGACACCTACGCTGACCTGAAAGACGTGGGCGTGTTTCGGCAGGCCGACCCGTTCACGGTGGGGCTGTGGGTCTGGATACCAAAAAACTTCAGGGAAGGGGTCATTTTCCACAAAGCCAATGCCGAACGGCTGTATAATTTCAAGGGGTATCACCTCATGATGAAAGCCAACCGGCTGGAAATCAGCATGGCCCACACGGCTCCCTCCAATGCCATTACCCGCCAAAGTCTGGGGCCGGTGCCGCGTGAAACCTGGGTGCAGTTGACCATGACCTACGACGGTTCCTCCAAAGCCGATGGATTTAAACTCTACCTCAACGGTGCCGAGATGCCTCTGGAAACCGTGATTGATCAACTCTACAAAGACATTATTTTCTTCCAGAAAAACGAACCCGCCCTCCAAATCGGAGGCTGGTGGCGCGGGCTGGGTTTCAAAGGCGGCAAGGTCGATGAGGTAGTGGTGTATAACCGAACCTTAACCCCGTTTGAAGTAGGCATCCTGTCCCGAACGACGCGTTGGTCGACCGTGGCGACAAAAGCCCCCGCCGACCTGAACACGCAGGACCGGGCCACCCTGCAAGCCTATTACCTGTCGGCTGAAGATGCGGATGTACAGACGGCCCGGATGGAGTTGCAAAAACGCCGGACGGTCCTCAGCGATTCGATGCGCTCGGTGGCCGAAATTATGGTGATGCAGGAAATGCCGATTCCCAAAAAAGCCTTTGTATTGCAACGGGGGCAGTACGACAGGCCAGGGCTGCCCGTGTTGTCCAACACCCCACCGGCTATTTTACCCTTCTCGCCCAACGCCAACCGGCCCAGAAACCGGCTGGGGCTGGCCGAATGGCTGACAGACCCCAACCACCCGCTAACGGCCCGCGTAGCCGTAAACCGCTACTGGCAGCTATTTTTTGGCACCGGGCTGGTCAAAACCGCCGAGGACTTTGGTAATCAGGGCGAGACGCCCAGCCACCCCGACCTGCTCGACTGGCTGGCCGTGACGTTTCAGCACGACTACGACTGGGACGTAAAGCGGCTCGTGAAGCTGATGGTGATGTCGGCAACGTACCGGCAGGACTCGCATACTCGCCCAGGCGACCGCGATGCTGAAAACCGGCTGCTGGCACGAGGCCCTTCTGCCCGGCTTTCTGCCGAAATGATTCGCGATAATGCGTTGCTTGCCAGCGGGTTGCTGAATCCGGCTATTGGTGGCAGGAGCGTGAAGCCCTACCAGCCCGATGGCCTGTGGGACATCAACAGCATGACCTACAAAGCCGATTCGACCGATGCCGTATATCGCCGGAGTTTATATGTGGTCGTGAAGAGGTCGGTGCCCAACCCAACGCTGGCAACCTTCGATGCCCCGGCCCGGAGTAGCTGCATCGTGCGTCGGCAGCGTACCAACACGCCCCTGCAAGCGTTGGTAACGCTCAACGACCCTACCTTTCTGGAAGCCGCCCGCGTACTGGGCGAACAAATGGCAAAAACGCCCGACATACGTCAGGCCATTACCCAAACATACAGGCGGCTAACGGGTCGAATGCCGCAGGAGCGGGAGCTGGCGTTGCTGACGAAACTGTACCAGACGCAACACGACCTGTTCAGGGCCAATCGGGGCAAAGTAACCGGCTGGCTCAACGCCGGCTTACGTCGCCCCGATTCTACCCTCGACCCGGCACTGATTGCGGCCAACGCCGTTGTTGCCAGTACTATTTTGAACTCAGACGCTACCCTGACCAAACGCTGA
- a CDS encoding DUF1501 domain-containing protein has translation MSLHHHHTPPPQIARDPDLTGLKSQLDRRNFLLRTASGLGAVALGGLLNNRAWGEPTSEQTLETIRQRVAPKAKRVVYLFMAGGPSQFETFDYKPKLTAMLGKNLPDSVRQGQRLTGMSANQAALPIAPSRYQFARHGKTQTWVSELLPYTAQVVDELCLIKSLFTEQINHDPAITFFQTGHQLPGRPSIGSWVNYGLGSENQNLPAFIVLVSKNAPKDQPLYARLWGNGFLPSEYQGVQFRAGKDPVLFLNNPDGYDGADRREMLDYLSQLNQLQNESWGDPEVNARISQYEMAFRMQTSVPEVMDTTHESDDVFDLYGPDSRDKGTFAANCLLARKLLEKDVRFVQLYHQGWDHHGALPKGIARQCQQVDRATAGLIIDLKRRGLLEDTLVVWGGEFGRTVYSQGKLSTTDYGRDHHPRCFTMWMAGAGVKAGFSYGQTDDFSYNIVKDPVHVHDFQATLLHLLGLDHEQLIYKYQGRRFRLTDVEGKLIKGILV, from the coding sequence ATGAGTCTGCATCACCATCATACCCCGCCCCCCCAGATTGCCCGTGACCCCGATCTGACCGGTCTGAAGAGCCAGCTCGACCGCCGGAATTTCCTGCTTCGCACCGCTTCGGGCTTAGGCGCGGTGGCTTTGGGAGGTCTGCTGAATAATCGGGCGTGGGGCGAACCAACGAGCGAGCAAACACTCGAAACCATTCGGCAGCGCGTGGCCCCAAAGGCAAAGCGTGTCGTTTATCTGTTCATGGCCGGTGGCCCCTCGCAGTTTGAAACCTTTGATTACAAACCCAAACTCACGGCGATGCTGGGCAAAAACCTGCCCGATTCGGTTCGGCAGGGGCAGCGGCTCACAGGTATGAGTGCCAATCAGGCTGCTTTGCCCATCGCCCCTTCCCGCTACCAATTTGCCCGGCACGGCAAAACGCAAACCTGGGTGAGCGAACTGCTGCCCTACACGGCGCAGGTAGTCGATGAGTTATGTCTGATTAAATCACTCTTCACGGAACAGATCAACCACGACCCGGCCATCACGTTTTTTCAAACGGGCCACCAACTGCCCGGTCGCCCGTCGATTGGTTCGTGGGTTAATTACGGGCTTGGATCGGAGAATCAGAACCTGCCCGCTTTCATTGTGCTGGTTTCGAAGAATGCCCCTAAAGACCAGCCGCTTTATGCCCGATTGTGGGGAAATGGATTTCTGCCTTCCGAATACCAGGGCGTTCAGTTCCGGGCGGGCAAAGACCCGGTGCTTTTTTTAAACAACCCCGACGGCTACGACGGGGCCGACCGGAGGGAAATGCTCGATTACCTAAGTCAACTGAACCAACTGCAGAACGAAAGCTGGGGCGACCCGGAAGTGAACGCCCGAATTTCGCAGTATGAGATGGCCTTTCGGATGCAGACGTCGGTGCCGGAGGTGATGGATACCACCCACGAATCAGACGACGTATTCGACCTTTATGGACCCGACAGCCGCGACAAAGGCACGTTTGCGGCCAACTGCCTGCTGGCCCGTAAATTGCTGGAGAAAGACGTGCGCTTTGTGCAGTTGTACCACCAGGGCTGGGACCACCACGGGGCGTTACCCAAAGGCATAGCCCGGCAATGCCAGCAGGTTGACCGGGCCACCGCCGGGCTTATCATCGACCTCAAACGGCGCGGCCTGCTGGAAGACACACTGGTGGTCTGGGGCGGAGAGTTTGGCCGAACGGTGTACTCGCAGGGTAAGTTGAGTACAACGGATTACGGGCGCGACCACCACCCGCGTTGTTTCACGATGTGGATGGCAGGGGCAGGGGTAAAAGCCGGTTTTTCTTACGGGCAAACGGACGATTTCAGCTATAACATTGTGAAAGACCCGGTTCATGTCCATGATTTTCAGGCCACGCTGCTGCACCTGCTGGGTCTCGACCACGAGCAACTGATCTACAAATATCAGGGTCGTCGGTTCCGACTGACTGACGTTGAGGGCAAACTTATTAAAGGTATTCTGGTCTGA
- a CDS encoding LamG domain-containing protein, protein MKPIQLILLLLSGTSLAQTPAAYWSFDQIKQAETVKPLTRKGLKAPEVYRNYALTESVTRGQGQILGAFHKSVPGVVGNALQLDGNTSFVEATPVSVSGDFSVGAWIALGAYPTHWCPVADQNVASGKGFFLGIDALGHAGFRAFVGGPTGRGKWVEMQGTDRIPLRQWTHVQGVFSPTEGLTLYVNGKSAGSAKTTDDFEPATNVPLLIGKSSTRQKPAGTVRPNATAEVNTFFDGLIDELMIYDNALTASEVAGYVQKTATTAPPALPARSLPLAGASTGQKFGAIYTTLPYYEAWDKLWPVNGQADVVVQFDNSPAKLNAARFVFWRGTSYIPHWVTENGIWYNNEFLETWSAKGSHEPMSDKRCQFSHVRVLESSDARAVIHWRYALIDNWNEQARVDSLTGFGEWADEVYTIYPDGIGTRTITLHSSQPQSAHEWHEGIVVMGPGQRPEQVLQPGALTLANMKGETHTYSWQNGIPPEAGKDGYITLPAGANIHVVNTNSTLKPFTIIAPTANPIWDIYHGELRREVSMFPWWNHWPAAQKASDGRYAMDADYASHSSLSHANWDAYAQTENSMTKVMLHGLTAGKPADWVTLARSWSSPARLTLSTPTGFSGGDYDPTERAWQIQSRGQPASLKFTLAGSETTPIDNPAFVVKNWGNRPVSLTLDGKPVPRGKAFRYGFRDGLNGTDLIVWLEKKATQRLSVMLIAGKN, encoded by the coding sequence ATGAAACCAATTCAATTAATCCTCCTACTGCTATCCGGTACGTCGTTGGCCCAAACGCCCGCAGCCTATTGGTCGTTCGATCAAATCAAGCAGGCTGAAACCGTTAAGCCCCTCACGCGCAAGGGATTGAAGGCTCCCGAAGTGTACCGAAACTACGCTCTAACCGAGTCCGTGACAAGGGGGCAGGGTCAGATTCTCGGCGCGTTCCACAAGTCAGTGCCGGGCGTGGTAGGAAATGCCCTGCAACTCGATGGCAACACGAGTTTTGTGGAGGCAACCCCAGTCTCAGTATCGGGCGACTTTAGCGTGGGGGCTTGGATAGCTCTGGGCGCGTACCCGACGCACTGGTGCCCCGTAGCCGACCAAAACGTGGCGAGTGGCAAGGGATTTTTCTTAGGAATAGATGCGCTGGGCCACGCGGGTTTCCGGGCATTTGTGGGCGGTCCGACGGGTCGGGGGAAGTGGGTTGAGATGCAGGGCACAGACCGAATTCCGCTTCGGCAATGGACGCATGTGCAGGGGGTGTTCTCCCCTACTGAAGGGCTGACGCTCTACGTCAATGGCAAGTCCGCAGGCTCGGCCAAAACGACGGATGACTTTGAACCCGCCACCAACGTACCCCTTCTCATTGGCAAAAGCAGCACCCGGCAAAAACCCGCCGGTACCGTTCGACCCAACGCGACCGCCGAGGTAAACACCTTCTTCGACGGCCTCATCGACGAGCTAATGATCTACGACAACGCGCTCACGGCCAGTGAGGTAGCTGGGTACGTTCAGAAAACCGCCACGACAGCCCCACCCGCGCTACCCGCCCGGTCGCTGCCGTTAGCGGGGGCTTCGACGGGTCAGAAGTTCGGCGCGATTTATACAACCTTGCCCTACTACGAAGCCTGGGATAAGCTGTGGCCGGTGAATGGGCAGGCCGACGTAGTGGTGCAGTTCGATAACAGCCCGGCCAAGCTGAACGCAGCCCGGTTCGTGTTCTGGCGCGGCACAAGCTACATCCCGCACTGGGTAACGGAAAACGGTATCTGGTACAACAACGAGTTTCTGGAAACGTGGAGCGCGAAAGGCTCGCACGAGCCGATGTCCGACAAGCGGTGCCAGTTTTCGCACGTGCGAGTGCTGGAAAGCTCCGATGCCCGCGCCGTGATTCATTGGCGGTACGCGCTCATCGACAACTGGAACGAACAGGCCCGCGTCGATTCGCTGACGGGCTTCGGCGAATGGGCCGACGAGGTCTACACGATCTACCCTGACGGTATCGGGACGCGCACCATCACGCTGCACAGCTCGCAGCCGCAATCGGCGCACGAGTGGCACGAGGGCATCGTGGTGATGGGGCCGGGCCAACGCCCGGAGCAGGTGCTGCAACCCGGCGCGCTCACACTGGCCAACATGAAGGGCGAAACGCACACCTACTCGTGGCAAAACGGCATCCCGCCCGAAGCCGGTAAGGATGGCTACATCACCCTGCCCGCCGGGGCCAACATCCACGTCGTGAACACCAACTCGACCCTGAAGCCATTCACGATCATTGCCCCGACCGCCAACCCGATCTGGGACATTTACCACGGCGAATTACGCCGGGAGGTGAGTATGTTCCCGTGGTGGAATCACTGGCCCGCAGCTCAGAAAGCCTCCGATGGCCGCTACGCGATGGACGCCGACTATGCCTCGCACTCGTCGCTCTCGCACGCCAACTGGGATGCCTACGCCCAAACCGAAAACAGCATGACCAAGGTGATGCTCCACGGCCTCACCGCCGGTAAACCCGCCGATTGGGTCACGTTGGCCCGGTCGTGGAGCAGCCCGGCCCGCCTGACGCTGAGTACCCCGACTGGGTTTTCGGGAGGAGATTATGACCCCACCGAACGGGCCTGGCAAATCCAGAGCAGGGGCCAGCCAGCCTCGCTAAAATTCACCCTCGCCGGCAGCGAAACCACCCCCATCGACAATCCGGCTTTTGTGGTGAAAAACTGGGGCAACCGCCCCGTATCGCTCACGCTCGATGGCAAGCCGGTGCCGCGTGGCAAAGCGTTCCGCTACGGCTTCCGCGACGGTCTCAACGGAACGGATTTGATTGTATGGCTTGAGAAAAAGGCCACACAACGGCTATCGGTCATGTTGATAGCGGGCAAAAATTAA
- a CDS encoding AraC family transcriptional regulator → MKAVNKFLKLNLHLLHCGYIQLGAEWRFEGVISPFCRIYLITEGEAWVYHHQRTFRLRPGFLYLIPSFTVSSYQCDATMTQYYLSLTEETDSGFSMFDMQQMDYEVPALPIDALLFSRLLELNPNRSLQNIDPKVYDNKPDLLSFNQPAHTQSMVQHLETQGILLQLFSRFMQSSDAAIREHEQARIQLGGVLNYIHTHLSEKLTVAQLAALQQVHPDHFSRQFCHLLGIRPIDYINNKRLERAQLLIATSSLPLQTIAEQVGIPDIYYFSRLFKRRFGIPPGRYRKMGVQT, encoded by the coding sequence ATGAAAGCCGTAAATAAATTTCTCAAACTCAACCTCCATCTGCTGCACTGCGGCTACATTCAGTTAGGGGCTGAGTGGCGATTCGAGGGCGTTATTAGCCCGTTTTGTCGAATCTATCTCATTACGGAAGGAGAAGCCTGGGTGTATCACCATCAGCGCACATTCAGGCTGCGTCCCGGATTTCTTTATCTGATTCCGAGTTTCACGGTCAGTAGTTATCAGTGTGATGCCACCATGACGCAGTACTACCTGTCGCTTACGGAGGAGACCGACAGCGGCTTCTCCATGTTCGACATGCAACAGATGGATTATGAAGTTCCTGCCTTACCGATAGATGCGTTGCTGTTCAGCCGATTGCTGGAACTCAACCCCAACCGTAGTCTTCAGAATATCGACCCGAAGGTATACGACAACAAACCTGATCTGCTCAGCTTCAACCAACCGGCTCATACTCAGTCGATGGTGCAGCATCTGGAAACGCAGGGCATTTTGCTGCAACTGTTTTCCCGGTTTATGCAATCATCCGACGCGGCCATCCGCGAGCACGAACAGGCACGTATTCAATTGGGCGGTGTGCTGAATTACATCCATACGCACCTGTCGGAGAAACTAACGGTCGCGCAATTGGCCGCTCTCCAGCAGGTTCACCCCGACCATTTTTCCCGCCAATTCTGCCACTTGCTCGGCATCCGGCCCATTGACTATATCAATAACAAACGGCTCGAGCGGGCACAGCTTCTGATTGCCACCTCTTCGCTCCCGCTACAAACGATAGCCGAGCAGGTCGGCATCCCGGACATCTATTACTTCTCTCGGCTTTTCAAACGCCGTTTCGGGATACCACCGGGGCGTTACCGAAAAATGGGCGTTCAGACGTAA